From Actinosynnema mirum DSM 43827, a single genomic window includes:
- a CDS encoding GH92 family glycosyl hydrolase, with the protein MTLPRGSTALAAAALLVLGAAVPAQAQPSSGSAAEDPVTLVNPFVGTQNFGNTFPGASAPFGMVQVSPDTGGQGGYDYQQGFIHGFSQTHLSGVGCPVAGELPIMPTTGAVTSTDHNAYRSAYSHDDEEAEPGYYRVGLQRYGIGVELTATPRTGWQRYSFPAGASGNVLLNTGKANQQVLDSQVRVVDDRTVEGRVRAGRFCAGLDEHTVYFTASFDRPFQAFGTWRGGSVAPGAREASGSGGNGAYATFDTTADRDVVVKVGLSYTGIEGARKNLAAETDGHDFDAARAALRRTWQEQLGRVEIGGGTLERRKAFYTSLYHSVLHPNLAGDVDGRYTAFGGQVKQAQDFTPHQNFSLWDTYRPQNQLLELLEPEVARDVALSVLAAGRDGGWLPRWALANSETNIMTGDPVTPFLVEAWSRGLLKGHEAEAYELLKRNATSLPPDDSPYNGRSGVEHYLERGYVPSGLEKGVDCPHKGGDNDCAHPASATLEYAAADAALALMAEGLGQKEDARTFAARGKWYRNLWDSGTKHFRPRTQDGTWLAPYDPVEAGRQFHEGGAYQYQWLVPQDPDGLVDLMGGRREAERRLDAFFAHDKLLADPEGTARTEWITQPYDYYGKPTYNPNNEPDLHAPYTYLSVGAPAKTATVVRAAMTLFTDGPDGMTGNDDLGTMSAWYVFSSLGLYPTMSGAGFFALSSPQFPSATVHIGDKRFAITAPGASDANRYVQRVSLNGKDVRKTWLSWDDVARGGALQHRLGTSPSTWGTSVDARPPSISRGLPDTRSHLDASLRPSTAVLPTSAEQRTVPFALDVLAQSPLVLPVSLTASAPPGWRVPLRPLVIPSFTLPAQREVEVPVTIPANTPPGTYEVTVTARGPDTTTTKVAVEIREAAACAASGDGWCAVDLSTALNHDGAATVAAPGEGDFDGGGWSYDAALLPTGQVVWGGITYVAPDTSGTAPNFVEARGQALLLPEGRYPALNLVGAAHNGPVGTAVTVRYTDGTSASAPVVVADWAGSGSAAVLEMPHRIKAGSGVDSPPVRLFGHRVALDPAKVVQSFVLPADPRVEVFAATLG; encoded by the coding sequence ATGACCCTCCCGCGAGGCAGCACAGCACTGGCCGCCGCAGCACTGCTCGTGCTCGGAGCGGCCGTCCCAGCCCAGGCCCAGCCATCGTCCGGGAGCGCGGCGGAGGACCCCGTCACCCTGGTCAACCCGTTCGTCGGCACCCAGAACTTCGGCAACACCTTCCCCGGCGCGAGCGCCCCGTTCGGCATGGTCCAGGTCAGCCCGGACACCGGAGGCCAGGGCGGCTACGACTACCAGCAGGGCTTCATCCACGGCTTCAGCCAGACCCACCTGTCCGGCGTCGGCTGCCCCGTCGCGGGCGAGCTGCCGATCATGCCCACCACCGGCGCGGTCACCAGCACCGACCACAACGCCTACCGGTCCGCCTACAGCCACGACGACGAGGAGGCCGAACCCGGCTACTACCGCGTGGGCCTCCAGCGGTACGGCATCGGCGTCGAGCTGACCGCCACCCCGCGCACCGGCTGGCAGCGCTACTCGTTCCCGGCGGGCGCGAGCGGCAACGTGCTGCTCAACACCGGCAAGGCCAACCAGCAGGTGCTCGACTCGCAGGTGCGGGTGGTCGACGACCGGACCGTGGAGGGCCGGGTGCGGGCCGGGCGGTTCTGCGCCGGGCTGGACGAGCACACGGTGTACTTCACCGCCTCGTTCGACCGGCCGTTCCAGGCGTTCGGGACCTGGCGCGGCGGCTCGGTCGCGCCCGGCGCGCGGGAGGCGTCGGGCAGCGGCGGCAACGGGGCCTACGCCACGTTCGACACCACCGCCGACCGGGACGTCGTGGTCAAGGTCGGCCTGTCCTACACCGGGATCGAGGGCGCGCGGAAGAACCTGGCCGCCGAGACCGACGGCCACGACTTCGACGCCGCCCGCGCCGCGCTGCGGCGGACCTGGCAGGAGCAGCTGGGGCGCGTGGAGATCGGCGGCGGGACCCTGGAGCGCCGCAAGGCGTTCTACACCTCGCTCTACCACTCGGTGCTGCACCCGAACCTCGCCGGGGACGTGGACGGCCGCTACACCGCGTTCGGCGGGCAGGTGAAGCAGGCGCAGGACTTCACGCCGCACCAGAACTTCTCGCTGTGGGACACCTACCGCCCGCAGAACCAGCTCCTCGAACTCCTCGAACCCGAGGTGGCGCGGGACGTCGCGCTGTCGGTCCTCGCGGCGGGCCGCGACGGCGGCTGGCTGCCGAGGTGGGCGCTGGCCAACAGCGAGACCAACATCATGACCGGCGACCCGGTCACCCCCTTCCTGGTCGAGGCGTGGTCGCGCGGGCTGCTGAAGGGCCACGAGGCCGAGGCGTACGAGCTGCTCAAGCGCAACGCCACCAGCCTGCCGCCGGACGACTCGCCGTACAACGGGCGCTCCGGCGTCGAGCACTACCTGGAGCGCGGCTACGTGCCGTCCGGGCTGGAGAAGGGCGTGGACTGCCCCCACAAGGGCGGCGACAACGACTGCGCCCACCCGGCGTCCGCCACGCTGGAGTACGCGGCGGCCGACGCCGCGCTCGCCCTGATGGCGGAAGGGTTGGGGCAGAAGGAGGACGCGCGCACGTTCGCCGCGCGCGGCAAGTGGTACCGCAACCTCTGGGACTCCGGCACCAAGCACTTCCGGCCGCGCACCCAGGACGGCACCTGGCTCGCCCCGTACGACCCGGTCGAGGCGGGGCGCCAGTTCCACGAGGGCGGCGCGTACCAGTACCAGTGGCTCGTGCCGCAGGACCCGGACGGGCTGGTCGACCTGATGGGCGGGCGGCGCGAGGCCGAGCGCAGGCTCGACGCGTTCTTCGCCCACGACAAGCTGCTCGCCGACCCCGAGGGCACCGCGCGCACCGAGTGGATCACCCAGCCGTACGACTACTACGGCAAGCCGACCTACAACCCGAACAACGAGCCCGACCTGCACGCGCCGTACACCTACCTGTCGGTGGGCGCGCCCGCGAAGACCGCGACCGTGGTGCGGGCGGCCATGACCCTGTTCACCGACGGCCCGGACGGCATGACCGGCAACGACGACCTGGGCACGATGTCCGCCTGGTACGTGTTCTCCTCGCTGGGCCTGTACCCGACGATGAGCGGAGCCGGCTTCTTCGCCCTGTCCAGCCCGCAGTTCCCCAGCGCGACCGTCCACATCGGAGACAAGCGGTTCGCCATCACCGCGCCGGGGGCCAGCGACGCCAACCGCTACGTGCAGCGGGTGTCGTTGAACGGCAAGGACGTGCGCAAGACCTGGCTGTCCTGGGACGACGTGGCGCGGGGCGGCGCCCTCCAGCACCGGCTCGGCACGTCCCCGTCGACCTGGGGCACCTCCGTCGACGCCAGGCCGCCGTCGATCAGCCGGGGCCTGCCGGACACCCGCTCGCACCTGGACGCCTCGCTGCGGCCGTCGACCGCCGTGCTGCCGACCTCGGCCGAGCAGCGCACGGTGCCGTTCGCGCTGGACGTGCTCGCCCAGTCCCCGCTCGTGCTGCCGGTGTCGCTCACCGCGTCCGCGCCTCCGGGGTGGCGGGTTCCGCTGCGCCCCTTGGTGATCCCGTCCTTCACGCTGCCCGCGCAGCGCGAGGTCGAGGTCCCGGTGACCATCCCGGCGAACACCCCGCCCGGAACGTACGAGGTGACGGTGACCGCGCGCGGGCCCGACACCACCACGACGAAGGTCGCCGTGGAGATCAGGGAAGCGGCGGCGTGCGCGGCGAGCGGCGACGGGTGGTGCGCGGTCGACCTGTCCACCGCGCTCAACCACGACGGCGCGGCCACCGTCGCGGCCCCCGGCGAGGGCGACTTCGACGGCGGCGGCTGGAGCTACGACGCGGCGCTGCTGCCCACCGGTCAGGTGGTGTGGGGCGGGATCACCTACGTCGCCCCCGACACCTCCGGGACCGCGCCCAACTTCGTGGAGGCGCGCGGGCAGGCGCTGCTGCTGCCCGAGGGCAGGTACCCGGCGCTGAACCTGGTGGGCGCGGCGCACAACGGGCCCGTCGGCACGGCGGTGACCGTCCGCTACACCGACGGGACCAGCGCCTCCGCGCCGGTGGTCGTGGCCGACTGGGCCGGTTCGGGCAGCGCGGCCGTGCTGGAGATGCCGCACCGGATCAAGGCCGGCTCCGGGGTGGACTCGCCGCCGGTGCGGCTGTTCGGCCACCGCGTGGCGCTCGATCCGGCGAAGGTGGTTCAGTCGTTCGTGCTGCCTGCCGATCCCAGGGTCGAGGTGTTCGCGGCCACCCTCGGGTGA
- a CDS encoding sensor histidine kinase yields MTARARPAPGQVEADFLDVVARVAGPVRGVGLVLLSSFGVLSVPDARLPLAFALFGLVLLGAVVDCWSAVTGRGAVLAFVSAVARAGAVCATQDPSSQWALNVLTTTAITLQWEWSPKVTVPATAALLAVYLVGGEGGGTAVLRVVVECVLARLAFELLRRSTGRVDRLRAKRAALERAEALAVQRRRQEREYLALLHDTASATFLVVAVHGGDPDEVAGYARRDLAVLTAPGGGEAGGVVDLGSSLRALALRGPVRFDTRFEDALVPTGVALALVRAVREAVANVERHAGVDSAELVVRARGSGGVLVEVRDGGRGFDPGAVPEHRRGIRGSLVERMAAVGGRAEVRSRPGGGTVVRLTWDGEDTRG; encoded by the coding sequence GTGACCGCCCGCGCCCGTCCCGCCCCCGGCCAGGTCGAGGCGGACTTCCTCGACGTCGTCGCCAGGGTCGCCGGACCCGTGCGCGGCGTCGGCCTGGTGCTGCTGAGCTCGTTCGGCGTGCTGTCCGTGCCCGACGCGCGCCTTCCCCTGGCGTTCGCGCTGTTCGGCCTGGTGCTGCTCGGCGCGGTCGTGGACTGCTGGAGCGCGGTCACCGGGCGCGGCGCGGTGCTGGCGTTCGTGTCCGCCGTCGCGCGGGCGGGCGCGGTGTGCGCCACCCAGGACCCGTCGAGCCAGTGGGCCCTCAACGTCCTCACCACTACCGCGATCACCCTGCAGTGGGAGTGGTCGCCGAAGGTGACCGTGCCCGCGACCGCCGCCCTGCTCGCCGTCTACCTGGTCGGCGGCGAGGGCGGCGGCACGGCGGTGCTGCGGGTCGTGGTCGAGTGCGTGCTGGCTCGGCTGGCGTTCGAGCTGCTGCGGCGCTCCACCGGCCGCGTCGACCGGCTGCGCGCGAAGCGGGCCGCCCTGGAGCGGGCCGAGGCGCTGGCGGTGCAGCGGCGCAGGCAGGAGCGCGAGTACCTGGCGCTGCTGCACGACACCGCCTCGGCGACGTTCCTGGTCGTCGCGGTGCACGGCGGCGACCCCGACGAGGTCGCGGGCTACGCGCGGCGCGACCTCGCCGTGCTCACCGCGCCCGGCGGCGGCGAGGCGGGCGGGGTCGTGGACCTCGGGTCCTCGCTGCGGGCGCTGGCCCTGCGCGGGCCGGTGCGGTTCGACACCCGGTTCGAGGACGCGCTCGTGCCGACCGGGGTGGCGCTGGCGCTGGTCAGGGCGGTGCGCGAGGCGGTGGCGAACGTGGAGCGGCACGCGGGCGTCGACTCCGCCGAGCTGGTCGTGCGGGCGCGGGGGAGCGGCGGGGTGCTGGTGGAGGTGCGCGACGGCGGGCGCGGGTTCGACCCCGGCGCGGTGCCCGAGCACCGGCGCGGCATCCGGGGGTCGCTGGTCGAGCGGATGGCCGCGGTCGGCGGGCGCGCCGAGGTGCGCTCGCGGCCGGGCGGCGGCACGGTCGTGCGGCTGACCTGGGACGGGGAGGACACCCGTGGCTGA
- a CDS encoding response regulator transcription factor, with amino-acid sequence MSAVVVDDHPAVRAGVAYWLLSGTPPIAVAASGDDVKAAWLDEGARADVVILDLHLGGPTPVLGDLRRLVEAGRRVVVYSMRADDDIALQCLELGALCYLTKAEGAEHLVQATRAAAQGRAYTPPSLAGALAGDRSDTRPALSARETEVLVEWFQSESKDYVAQRLGISLSTVNSHLERIRIKYALIGREAPTKAALVARAIQDGLIGIDDL; translated from the coding sequence ATCAGCGCCGTCGTGGTGGACGACCACCCGGCGGTGCGCGCGGGCGTGGCGTACTGGCTGCTGTCCGGGACGCCGCCGATCGCCGTCGCGGCCAGCGGCGACGACGTCAAGGCCGCCTGGCTGGACGAGGGCGCGCGCGCCGACGTGGTCATCCTCGACCTGCACCTCGGTGGGCCCACGCCCGTGCTCGGCGACCTGCGCAGGCTCGTGGAGGCCGGACGCCGGGTCGTCGTGTACTCGATGCGCGCCGACGACGACATCGCGCTGCAGTGCCTCGAACTGGGCGCGCTGTGCTACCTGACGAAGGCCGAGGGCGCCGAGCACCTCGTGCAGGCCACCCGCGCGGCGGCGCAGGGGCGGGCGTACACGCCGCCGTCGCTGGCGGGCGCGCTCGCGGGCGACCGCTCGGACACCCGGCCCGCGCTGTCCGCGCGGGAGACCGAGGTGCTGGTGGAGTGGTTCCAGTCCGAGTCGAAGGACTACGTCGCGCAGCGGCTCGGGATCTCGCTGAGCACGGTCAACTCGCACCTGGAGCGCATCCGGATCAAGTACGCGCTGATCGGCCGGGAGGCCCCGACCAAGGCGGCGCTGGTGGCGCGCGCGATCCAGGACGGGCTGATCGGGATCGACGACCTGTGA
- a CDS encoding ribose-phosphate diphosphokinase, translating to MVVFSGSAHPELAEEICAELGVPLSPTRVTRFANDCLEVQLQANCRERDVFIVQPLVPPVQENLVELLLMLDAARGASASRTTVVMPHFAYARSDKKDAPRISIGARLVADLLVTAGANRVLAMTLHSPQVHGFFSVPVDHLHALHELAVHFRRYDLSNAVVLSPDLGNAKAASAFARLLGVPVAAGAKQRFSDDRVVISSVIGDVRGRDVIVLDDEIAKGSTVIELMDHLAEFDVASLRIACTHGLFSDKAVERIGERDEVLEIVCTNTVPVPREKRSGKLKVLSVAGPLAEAMRRIHNGESVSALFEH from the coding sequence ATGGTCGTGTTCAGCGGGAGCGCGCACCCCGAGCTGGCGGAGGAGATCTGCGCCGAGCTGGGGGTGCCGCTGTCGCCGACGAGGGTGACGAGGTTCGCCAACGACTGCCTGGAAGTGCAGTTGCAGGCCAACTGCCGCGAGCGGGACGTGTTCATCGTCCAGCCGCTCGTGCCGCCGGTGCAGGAGAACCTGGTCGAGCTGCTGCTGATGTTGGACGCCGCGAGGGGTGCGTCCGCGTCGCGGACGACCGTGGTGATGCCGCACTTCGCGTACGCCAGGTCCGACAAGAAGGACGCGCCGAGGATCTCCATCGGGGCGCGGCTGGTGGCCGACCTGCTGGTGACGGCGGGTGCGAACCGGGTGCTGGCGATGACGCTGCACTCGCCGCAGGTGCACGGGTTCTTCTCGGTGCCGGTGGACCACCTGCACGCGCTGCACGAGCTGGCGGTGCACTTCCGGCGGTACGACCTGTCGAACGCGGTGGTGCTCTCGCCGGACCTGGGCAACGCGAAGGCCGCGTCCGCGTTCGCCCGGCTGCTCGGGGTGCCGGTGGCGGCGGGGGCGAAGCAGCGGTTCAGCGACGACCGGGTGGTCATCAGCTCGGTGATCGGGGACGTCCGGGGGAGGGACGTCATCGTGCTGGACGACGAGATCGCCAAGGGCAGCACGGTGATCGAGCTGATGGACCACCTCGCGGAGTTCGACGTCGCCTCGCTGCGGATCGCCTGCACGCACGGGCTGTTCTCGGACAAGGCGGTCGAGCGGATCGGGGAGCGGGACGAGGTGCTGGAGATCGTGTGCACGAACACGGTCCCGGTGCCGCGGGAGAAGCGCTCGGGGAAGCTGAAGGTGTTGTCGGTGGCGGGGCCGCTGGCGGAGGCGATGCGGCGCATCCACAACGGGGAGTCGGTGAGCGCGCTGTTCGAGCACTGA
- a CDS encoding SWIM zinc finger family protein — protein MRRADLLALTSEALVDLANRGLVKRATREVEAGAGPELGVADDGAVTGVFPDGVTAVLPPGAGLDAASCSCGARGACRHRIAVVLAYQREHGGAEEEVFEPWSPGSVPDAELVAAFGERAVAAARRVLRSGVPVVLRRASAGDPVAVAELPSATVRFLVPGELGYASTDAAALRRDQLVALAVLAFREADEQGFVDPVVRFDAGGSAGPGGSGDGPDPLAEALELTGQLLREGAVHTGPVLDAALERSRRDLTAAGMHWPAAAVGELAEQLAAYRARGARHRVERVAELVAEVRARARATGPRSTVLGFDEAAETPMRRVRLTSLGCRVTGTGEDRTAEVFFADGDGVLVLRHRWQLGADERPTGHDLSGRRLSGTTLAALAAANVVSESAVRSPSRVVRLTASRVAKTSVTPLGSAWTGLRAPVLVRDLAAAGAELAALPPRVVRARVEAEHVRVVEVAAVRSIGYDPGAQRLEAVVADAAGTTALVRATYRSTTPAALDALARALAAGPTHVSGALSRTGGRLVITPFAVLTPDGPVVPDLAGGDVGGLVGGLVVGRDVLAEVLESALSLCAEAAHRGLEHLAATMPGRLAEAEAELRRVGLAKAAELLSAFAAAPGEESWLVAYLRLLVTAEFR, from the coding sequence CGAGCTGGGGGTGGCGGACGACGGCGCGGTCACCGGCGTGTTCCCGGACGGGGTGACGGCGGTGCTGCCGCCGGGCGCCGGGCTGGACGCGGCGTCGTGCTCGTGCGGGGCGCGCGGGGCGTGCAGGCACCGGATCGCGGTGGTGCTGGCCTACCAGCGCGAGCACGGGGGTGCGGAGGAGGAGGTCTTCGAGCCCTGGTCGCCGGGGTCGGTGCCGGACGCGGAGCTGGTGGCGGCGTTCGGCGAGCGGGCGGTGGCGGCGGCGCGGCGGGTGCTGCGGTCCGGGGTGCCGGTGGTGCTGCGCAGGGCGAGCGCCGGGGACCCGGTGGCGGTGGCGGAGCTGCCGTCGGCGACGGTGCGGTTCCTGGTGCCCGGCGAGCTGGGGTACGCGAGCACGGACGCGGCGGCGCTGCGGCGGGACCAGCTGGTGGCGCTGGCGGTGCTGGCGTTCCGGGAGGCGGACGAGCAGGGGTTCGTGGACCCGGTGGTGCGGTTCGACGCGGGCGGTTCGGCCGGGCCGGGCGGGTCCGGTGACGGGCCGGACCCGCTGGCGGAGGCGCTGGAGCTGACCGGTCAGCTGCTGCGCGAGGGCGCGGTGCACACCGGGCCGGTGCTGGACGCGGCGCTGGAGCGGTCGCGGCGGGACCTGACGGCGGCCGGGATGCACTGGCCCGCCGCCGCGGTCGGGGAGCTGGCCGAGCAGCTGGCGGCGTACCGGGCGCGCGGGGCCAGGCACCGGGTGGAGCGGGTCGCGGAGCTGGTGGCGGAGGTGCGCGCGCGGGCGCGGGCGACCGGGCCGCGCTCGACGGTGCTGGGCTTCGACGAGGCCGCCGAGACGCCGATGCGGCGGGTGCGGTTGACGTCGCTGGGCTGCCGGGTGACCGGGACCGGCGAGGACCGCACGGCGGAGGTGTTCTTCGCGGACGGCGACGGGGTGCTGGTGCTGCGGCACCGGTGGCAGCTCGGCGCGGACGAGCGGCCGACCGGGCACGACCTGTCCGGGCGCAGGCTGTCCGGGACGACGCTGGCCGCGCTGGCGGCGGCGAACGTGGTGTCGGAGTCGGCGGTGCGCAGCCCGAGCCGGGTGGTGCGGTTGACGGCGAGCCGGGTGGCGAAGACGTCGGTGACGCCGCTGGGCTCGGCGTGGACGGGGCTGCGGGCGCCGGTGCTGGTGCGCGACCTGGCGGCGGCCGGGGCGGAGCTGGCGGCGCTGCCGCCGCGCGTGGTGCGGGCCAGGGTCGAGGCCGAGCACGTGCGGGTGGTGGAGGTCGCCGCGGTGCGCTCGATCGGGTACGACCCCGGCGCGCAGCGGCTGGAGGCGGTGGTGGCGGACGCGGCGGGCACGACGGCGCTGGTGCGCGCCACCTACCGCAGCACGACCCCGGCGGCGCTGGACGCGCTGGCCAGGGCGCTGGCGGCGGGGCCGACGCACGTGAGCGGGGCGCTGAGCCGCACCGGAGGGCGGCTGGTGATCACCCCGTTCGCGGTGCTGACGCCGGACGGCCCGGTGGTGCCCGACCTGGCAGGCGGCGACGTCGGCGGGCTGGTCGGCGGGCTGGTCGTGGGGCGGGACGTGCTGGCCGAGGTGCTGGAGTCGGCGCTGTCGCTGTGCGCGGAGGCGGCGCACCGGGGCCTGGAGCACCTGGCGGCGACGATGCCGGGGCGGTTGGCGGAGGCGGAGGCGGAGCTGCGCCGGGTGGGGCTGGCGAAGGCGGCGGAGCTGCTGTCGGCCTTCGCGGCGGCGCCCGGCGAGGAGAGCTGGCTGGTGGCGTACCTGAGGCTGCTGGTGACGGCGGAGTTCCGGTAG